A portion of the Oxynema aestuarii AP17 genome contains these proteins:
- a CDS encoding serine/threonine protein kinase → MTDNHEKNWLSATVTRLIGDRIGRSKNGREIDSPTPENEAIAAESTESETPTNVNTSSIVPTAATLTRPDWRDRGYDVVESLGTNYLGGRATYRATQLKTQKTVVIKQFQFARPGADWSAYKAHEREIQVLRGLNHPGIPQYLDSFETPDGFCLVHEYKNAESLVNPRTFTPEEIKTIAVSILEILVYLQNRIPPVIHRDLKPENILVDDNTNVYLIDFGFARMGGEAIALSSVVSGTTGFMPPEQLLNLQLSEASDLYSLGVTLTCLLTGTKSSAINNLIDSTYRVNFRHLLTQVSDEFIEWLEKMVQPNAGDRFANATEALKALKPLPIRRRLPQVELSASRLDFTAEPNKVVSQTVTVKNTDPKTLLEARWEIATDPENDAESCNWIYIEPAQLSGNETECRISVDTHQLSVNETYGHTLILHANSIPDTYSIPLQLEVRPPCVRVPKLGRWLSRDRLQTSRAIVFSMGAITPLTLVWPGLAIALSVPLTLVVAQDLSETLTNEDLDPIAKTINRWMVAPGLAVICLWGLTQIDFQTVENSTLRTIAMGLTIAAMGGVSFGVLKLFSIAFKRVLAIAPILIFGTSFVLVGLTTGFVGTLAEAGIATLVLSSHVRREIRADKLSRNFALKNWAVAATVGAGIGGAIAGLLFNFGIVMPLW, encoded by the coding sequence ATGACAGACAATCACGAAAAAAATTGGTTGAGCGCCACAGTCACCCGACTGATTGGCGATCGAATCGGACGATCGAAAAATGGCCGGGAGATCGACTCCCCAACCCCCGAGAACGAGGCGATCGCGGCTGAATCGACCGAGAGTGAAACCCCTACAAATGTCAATACATCTTCGATCGTGCCGACCGCCGCGACTCTAACTCGTCCCGATTGGCGCGATCGCGGTTACGACGTCGTCGAATCTCTGGGAACCAACTACCTCGGCGGTCGCGCCACCTACCGCGCCACCCAACTCAAAACGCAAAAAACCGTCGTTATCAAACAATTTCAATTTGCCCGTCCCGGTGCCGACTGGTCCGCCTATAAAGCACACGAACGCGAAATCCAAGTGTTGCGTGGACTCAATCATCCCGGAATTCCACAATATCTCGATTCCTTCGAGACCCCCGATGGATTTTGCCTCGTTCACGAATACAAAAATGCCGAATCTTTAGTCAATCCGCGCACGTTTACCCCGGAAGAAATTAAAACGATTGCCGTTTCTATTCTCGAAATTTTAGTTTATCTCCAAAATCGAATTCCTCCGGTCATTCACCGCGATCTCAAACCGGAAAATATCCTCGTCGATGACAACACCAACGTTTACCTGATCGACTTCGGCTTCGCGCGTATGGGCGGGGAGGCGATCGCCCTCAGTAGCGTCGTTTCGGGAACGACCGGGTTTATGCCCCCGGAACAACTGCTCAATTTACAACTGAGTGAAGCCTCCGATCTCTACAGTTTGGGCGTCACTCTAACCTGCTTGCTAACCGGGACAAAATCGAGCGCCATTAACAACTTAATCGATAGCACTTATCGCGTCAATTTCCGCCATTTACTCACCCAAGTTAGCGATGAATTTATTGAATGGCTGGAAAAAATGGTGCAGCCGAATGCAGGCGATCGCTTTGCCAATGCCACCGAAGCTTTAAAAGCCCTCAAACCGCTTCCCATTCGTCGCCGACTGCCACAAGTCGAATTGAGTGCATCTCGCCTCGACTTTACCGCCGAACCGAATAAAGTTGTTTCTCAAACGGTGACGGTTAAAAATACCGATCCGAAGACCTTACTCGAAGCACGATGGGAAATCGCAACCGATCCGGAAAATGACGCCGAAAGTTGCAATTGGATTTACATCGAACCCGCCCAGTTGAGCGGGAATGAAACTGAATGTCGCATCAGCGTAGATACGCACCAACTATCGGTTAACGAAACTTACGGTCACACCCTTATTTTACACGCCAATTCGATTCCCGATACCTATTCGATTCCCTTACAATTAGAAGTTAGACCGCCGTGCGTTCGGGTTCCTAAATTGGGGCGGTGGCTGAGTCGCGATCGCCTGCAAACGTCGCGCGCGATCGTCTTTTCAATGGGGGCGATAACTCCGCTTACTTTAGTTTGGCCCGGATTGGCGATCGCCCTGAGCGTTCCCCTCACCCTCGTGGTCGCTCAAGACCTCTCGGAAACCCTCACCAACGAAGACTTAGACCCGATTGCCAAAACTATAAATCGCTGGATGGTCGCCCCCGGTTTGGCCGTCATTTGCTTGTGGGGATTAACTCAAATCGACTTCCAAACTGTGGAAAATTCGACCTTGAGAACGATCGCGATGGGTTTGACCATTGCCGCGATGGGTGGCGTCAGTTTTGGCGTTCTCAAACTATTTAGCATTGCTTTTAAACGGGTTCTGGCGATCGCACCGATTCTCATTTTTGGAACCTCTTTCGTGTTAGTCGGTTTGACCACGGGCTTTGTCGGAACGTTAGCCGAAGCAGGTATCGCCACTTTAGTGTTAAGTTCCCACGTTCGCCGCGAAATTCGCGCCGATAAATTAAGCCGTAATTTTGCTTTGAAAAACTGGGCCGTCGCCGCCACCGTCGGCGCGGGGATCGGCGGCGCGATCGCGGGTTTACTCTTTAATTTTGGCATCGTCATGCCCTTGTGGTAA
- a CDS encoding FAD-dependent oxidoreductase: protein MNPEITTLDADVLVVGGGTGGTAAAIQAARRGANTILVGEGVWLGGMLTSAGVCAPDGNELAAFQTGLWGAFLRELERRQVGGLNRGWVSFFTYDPRVGAAIFADWVRELPNLHWIRGQVPREVLRDGDRPIAVRFDTVLVRARIILDGTELGDLLPLAEIPYRWGWEWRDRWNEPSAPVGPNALTRRYPVQAPTWVAVLRDFGEGEQAPPVPVPEIDRPELFAGAWDAYGPHQFLDYARLPGDLFLLNWPIRGNDYGEGLDRLVTSETARSQFLQEALWHSQSFALYVQNQLGRRYGLAEEIFPPGFKGKGANGGGAFALHPYYRESRRIEGLETLTERDILPMSGGRVARLPGSERVSAVAIGNYENDHHYPETIAGDFKLQVQRKSIRWGGRLTGTPFAIPYGCLVPAATDGFLVCEKNISVSHIANGATRLQPAVMGIGQAAGMAAALCVERGCEPRELPVRELQEALLTDAIAPTAVIPLFDLTRDRPDWLDWQRYYLDCPQAYPLEGETPTPGTAIARVGPERYVGVLQRLGEQDYRLTQCDRPRSGGEPWILVTLYPDIERDLREVIPEGEKIAIAGRSNCSGGWILVEAWESR from the coding sequence ATGAATCCAGAGATAACAACCCTCGACGCCGATGTTTTAGTCGTCGGTGGCGGAACCGGAGGGACGGCGGCGGCGATTCAAGCGGCGCGACGGGGGGCAAATACGATCCTGGTCGGCGAAGGGGTTTGGTTGGGCGGGATGCTGACTTCGGCGGGGGTTTGCGCGCCGGATGGGAACGAGTTAGCCGCGTTTCAGACGGGCTTGTGGGGGGCGTTTCTGCGGGAATTGGAACGGCGCCAAGTGGGCGGTTTAAATCGTGGTTGGGTAAGTTTTTTTACTTACGATCCCCGCGTCGGGGCGGCAATTTTTGCGGATTGGGTGCGCGAATTGCCCAATTTGCATTGGATCCGGGGACAAGTGCCTCGGGAAGTCCTGCGCGACGGCGATCGCCCGATCGCGGTTCGGTTCGATACGGTGCTAGTGCGCGCCCGGATTATCCTCGACGGGACGGAATTGGGGGATTTACTGCCGTTAGCAGAGATTCCCTATCGCTGGGGCTGGGAATGGCGCGATCGCTGGAACGAACCGAGTGCCCCTGTCGGACCCAATGCCCTCACCCGTCGCTATCCGGTGCAGGCGCCAACTTGGGTGGCGGTTCTGCGGGATTTCGGGGAAGGAGAGCAGGCGCCCCCCGTTCCCGTCCCCGAGATCGATCGCCCGGAGTTGTTTGCGGGGGCGTGGGACGCTTACGGTCCCCATCAGTTCCTGGATTACGCCCGTTTACCGGGCGATCTCTTTTTGCTGAATTGGCCGATTCGCGGCAACGATTACGGGGAAGGACTCGATCGCCTCGTGACCTCGGAGACGGCGCGATCGCAGTTCCTGCAAGAGGCGCTCTGGCACTCCCAAAGTTTTGCACTTTACGTGCAGAATCAATTGGGCCGTCGTTACGGGTTGGCGGAGGAAATCTTCCCCCCCGGGTTCAAAGGCAAGGGGGCGAACGGCGGTGGCGCCTTTGCTTTGCATCCGTACTACCGCGAAAGTCGGCGGATTGAAGGGCTGGAAACTTTGACAGAACGAGATATTTTACCGATGTCCGGCGGTCGGGTCGCCCGATTGCCGGGATCGGAGCGGGTGAGTGCGGTGGCGATCGGCAATTACGAGAACGACCACCATTATCCCGAGACGATCGCCGGGGATTTTAAGTTGCAAGTACAACGTAAATCTATACGGTGGGGCGGTCGGCTGACGGGAACCCCGTTTGCGATTCCCTACGGTTGTTTGGTTCCGGCAGCAACGGACGGGTTTTTAGTTTGTGAGAAAAATATTTCGGTTTCTCATATCGCCAATGGCGCGACCCGCTTGCAACCTGCGGTCATGGGGATCGGACAGGCGGCGGGGATGGCGGCGGCGTTGTGTGTGGAACGCGGTTGCGAACCGAGGGAGTTACCCGTGCGAGAATTGCAAGAGGCGTTGTTGACCGATGCGATCGCCCCGACGGCGGTGATTCCGCTCTTCGACCTCACCCGCGATCGCCCCGATTGGCTCGACTGGCAGCGCTATTATCTCGACTGTCCCCAGGCGTATCCCCTTGAGGGCGAGACGCCGACGCCGGGGACGGCGATCGCCCGGGTCGGTCCGGAGCGGTATGTGGGGGTCTTGCAGCGTCTTGGCGAGCAAGATTACCGCTTGACTCAGTGCGATCGCCCGCGATCGGGCGGGGAACCCTGGATTTTGGTGACTTTGTACCCGGATATCGAACGCGACTTGCGCGAAGTTATACCCGAAGGAGAGAAAATTGCGATCGCGGGGCGATCGAACTGTTCCGGGGGATGGATTTTGGTAGAAGCCTGGGAGTCTCGCTAA
- the hetR gene encoding heterocyst differentiation master regulator HetR, producing MSNDVDLIKSLSPSAMDQIMLYLAFSAMRTSGHRHGAFLDAAATAAKCAIYTTYMEQGQNLRMTGHLHHIEPKRVKAIVEEVKQALTEGKLLKMLGSQEPRYLIQFPYVWLEQYPWQPGISRVPGTNLTSEEKRQIERKLPKPLPDAQLINSFQFMELIEFLHRRSQEDFPPERQMPLSEALAEHIKRRLVYSGTVTRIDSPWGMPFYALTRASYSPADDRERTYVMVEDTARYFRLMKDWAERKPQTMRVLEELDIPPERMERALEELDEIVRQWADRYHQEGGEPMILQMVFGSQEES from the coding sequence ATGAGCAACGACGTGGATCTGATCAAAAGCCTTAGCCCCAGTGCGATGGATCAGATCATGCTATATCTGGCCTTCAGTGCCATGAGAACCAGTGGGCATCGGCACGGAGCATTTCTAGATGCAGCAGCAACAGCCGCGAAATGTGCCATTTACACGACCTACATGGAGCAGGGGCAGAACCTGCGCATGACGGGGCATTTGCATCACATCGAACCGAAACGGGTCAAAGCGATCGTCGAGGAAGTCAAACAAGCCTTGACGGAAGGTAAACTGCTCAAAATGCTCGGTTCTCAAGAACCGCGCTATCTGATCCAGTTTCCTTATGTCTGGTTGGAACAGTACCCGTGGCAACCCGGGATCTCTCGGGTTCCGGGAACCAACCTCACCAGCGAAGAAAAACGGCAAATCGAGCGTAAATTGCCCAAGCCTTTACCGGACGCCCAACTGATTAACTCCTTCCAGTTCATGGAGTTGATCGAGTTTCTGCACAGGCGTTCTCAGGAAGACTTTCCCCCGGAACGGCAAATGCCCTTGAGTGAAGCGTTAGCCGAACATATCAAACGGCGTTTGGTCTATTCCGGAACCGTGACGCGGATCGATTCGCCCTGGGGAATGCCGTTTTACGCTTTAACGCGGGCGTCTTATTCCCCGGCAGACGATCGCGAACGCACCTATGTCATGGTGGAAGATACGGCTCGCTATTTTCGCCTGATGAAAGATTGGGCCGAACGCAAACCCCAAACGATGCGAGTTTTAGAAGAACTGGATATTCCACCGGAACGGATGGAACGCGCCCTCGAAGAGTTAGACGAAATCGTGCGCCAATGGGCCGACCGCTATCACCAAGAGGGTGGCGAACCGATGATTTTACAAATGGTTTTCGGAAGCCAAGAAGAAAGCTAA
- a CDS encoding aldo/keto reductase, which translates to MTFDLQQTIALGPGGPQVKPLGIGAWSWGDTLFWNYGKDYGVEEVRSAFEAAIASGVTFFDTAEVYGRGESERLLGQFSQQCDGRVQIATKYGPFPWRLTGESVREAIAASLERLQVDRVTLYQVHWPFTFFMSQETLINALADAVERGQIEAVGVSNYSADQMRQAHDLLARRGIPLAVNQVRYSAL; encoded by the coding sequence ATGACATTTGATTTACAGCAAACTATCGCCCTCGGACCGGGTGGGCCGCAGGTGAAGCCTCTCGGAATTGGGGCCTGGTCGTGGGGAGATACCTTATTTTGGAATTACGGCAAAGATTACGGCGTGGAAGAAGTCCGTTCGGCGTTTGAGGCGGCGATCGCCTCTGGAGTGACGTTTTTCGATACGGCGGAAGTTTACGGACGGGGGGAATCCGAGCGGCTCCTCGGCCAGTTTAGCCAGCAATGCGATGGGAGAGTGCAAATTGCCACGAAATACGGTCCGTTTCCCTGGCGGTTGACCGGGGAATCCGTGCGCGAGGCGATCGCCGCCAGTCTGGAACGGCTGCAAGTCGATCGCGTCACCCTCTACCAAGTCCACTGGCCCTTTACCTTCTTCATGAGCCAGGAAACCTTAATCAACGCCCTCGCCGATGCCGTCGAACGCGGCCAAATCGAAGCCGTCGGCGTCAGCAACTATTCCGCCGACCAAATGCGGCAAGCCCACGACCTACTCGCCCGACGGGGGATCCCCCTAGCGGTCAATCAAGTTCGCTATTCCGCTCTCTAA
- the glgA gene encoding glycogen synthase GlgA, which yields MYVVQIASECAPVIKAGGLGDVVYGLSRELEIRGHCVELILPMYDCMRYDHIWGLHDAYRDLWVPWFGGAIHCSVFCGWVHGRVCFFIQPHSGDNFFNRGRYYGELDDHMRFAFFSKAALEFLLQSNKRPDIIHCHDWQTGLLPVLLFEMYKYNGLWNQRVCYTIHNFKHQGIAGADVLWATGLNREPYYFTYDRLQDNFNPFALNFMKGGIVYSNYVNTVSPHHAWEARYTDIGYGLGHTLELHQHKFGGILNGVDYEVWNPEDDRYIPYHYSPENLQDKVLNKKALRERLLLEESDKPLVAFIGRLDQQKGVHLVHHAIYYALNKGAQFVLLGSATEGGINSWFHHEKHHLNDNPNCHLELGFNEELSHLIYAGADLIVVPSNYEPCGLTQTIGLRYGTVPIVRGVGGLLNTVFDRDHDPNKPPEERNGYVFYQTDFNALESAMGRALDLWFNEPEEFRKLVLQGMACDYSWNNPGAQYVGVYEHIRHK from the coding sequence ATGTACGTAGTCCAGATTGCTTCTGAATGCGCCCCAGTCATCAAGGCAGGTGGCTTAGGCGACGTCGTTTATGGCCTCAGTCGCGAACTCGAAATCCGGGGTCATTGCGTCGAGCTGATCCTGCCGATGTACGACTGTATGCGCTACGACCACATCTGGGGCCTGCACGACGCCTATCGCGACTTGTGGGTGCCTTGGTTCGGCGGTGCAATTCACTGCTCGGTCTTTTGCGGATGGGTCCACGGGCGCGTCTGCTTCTTCATCCAGCCCCATTCCGGCGATAACTTCTTCAATCGCGGTCGCTACTACGGCGAACTCGACGACCACATGCGCTTTGCCTTCTTCAGCAAAGCCGCCTTAGAATTCCTCCTGCAAAGCAACAAACGTCCCGACATCATCCACTGTCACGACTGGCAAACCGGGTTACTGCCCGTGCTGTTATTCGAGATGTACAAATACAATGGGCTGTGGAATCAACGGGTTTGCTACACCATTCACAACTTCAAACACCAAGGAATTGCCGGGGCTGACGTTCTCTGGGCGACGGGATTAAACCGCGAACCGTACTATTTCACTTACGATCGCCTCCAGGATAATTTCAACCCCTTCGCGCTCAACTTTATGAAAGGCGGGATCGTCTACTCCAATTACGTCAATACCGTCTCGCCACACCATGCCTGGGAAGCCCGTTACACCGATATAGGCTACGGTTTGGGGCATACCCTCGAACTGCACCAACATAAATTTGGCGGTATTCTCAACGGCGTCGATTACGAGGTCTGGAATCCGGAAGACGATCGCTACATTCCCTATCATTACTCCCCGGAAAATCTGCAAGATAAAGTCCTCAATAAAAAAGCTTTGCGAGAGCGCTTGCTCTTAGAAGAAAGCGACAAACCCTTAGTCGCCTTTATCGGACGACTCGACCAACAGAAAGGGGTTCATCTCGTTCACCATGCCATTTACTACGCCCTCAATAAAGGCGCCCAATTCGTGTTATTGGGATCGGCAACGGAAGGGGGAATTAACAGTTGGTTCCACCACGAAAAACATCATTTAAATGACAATCCCAACTGTCATTTAGAACTCGGCTTTAATGAGGAATTATCCCACTTAATTTATGCCGGGGCGGATCTGATTGTGGTGCCGAGTAATTACGAACCGTGCGGCTTGACCCAAACTATCGGTTTGAGGTACGGCACGGTCCCGATCGTGCGCGGCGTCGGCGGCTTGCTCAATACGGTCTTCGATCGCGACCACGATCCGAACAAACCGCCGGAAGAGCGCAACGGTTACGTGTTCTATCAAACGGACTTTAATGCTTTAGAGTCGGCGATGGGGCGTGCTTTGGACTTGTGGTTTAACGAACCGGAGGAATTCCGCAAGTTGGTGTTACAGGGGATGGCTTGCGATTACTCGTGGAATAATCCCGGCGCTCAATACGTGGGGGTTTACGAACATATCCGCCATAAGTGA
- a CDS encoding ATP-binding protein: protein MTSSNIGQIGHFLIGVPGSGKSTFARQLARVTGGAIVSTDRIRAQLFGDEAIQGDWRAIEAEAIAQIRSTARDRRPVIYDATNAKRCWRIEMLHKLGDLDVLWMGWYLTPPLSRCQQFNRQRDRQVPDAVIEAFYRSLRRFPPIDAEGFARVCRFVPEADEAMLQGSRFAIASFVREQLDRLPQAIARRRQRQQANAPHPYSRLIDFERLMYAIAAIAEASDSPLNRPQTVASLTRRVGSDASPFYADPEAIARDLEWIESSHLFDPQHKPIAFQVPEIGDRGRSFLPHPYSDLSSFRRLMQTIRYLLFESPAVLESCSFEQLLSRVKNARVETSFHHFRQDLQKVIRPYRIVTPLPFPPRRVV, encoded by the coding sequence TTGACTTCGTCGAACATCGGTCAAATCGGTCACTTTCTGATCGGCGTTCCCGGGAGTGGGAAATCGACCTTCGCGCGGCAGTTAGCACGGGTCACGGGAGGGGCGATCGTCTCTACCGATCGCATCCGGGCGCAATTGTTTGGCGACGAAGCAATCCAGGGAGATTGGCGGGCGATCGAAGCGGAGGCGATCGCCCAAATTCGCTCGACGGCGCGCGATCGCCGCCCGGTGATTTACGACGCCACCAATGCCAAACGCTGCTGGCGGATCGAGATGTTGCACAAACTGGGAGATTTGGACGTGCTGTGGATGGGATGGTACCTGACACCGCCGTTGTCGCGCTGCCAGCAGTTCAACCGCCAGCGCGATCGCCAAGTTCCCGATGCGGTCATCGAGGCGTTTTACCGGAGTTTGCGGCGCTTTCCCCCGATCGATGCGGAGGGATTCGCCCGCGTTTGTCGCTTCGTTCCCGAGGCGGACGAAGCGATGCTCCAAGGGAGCCGCTTCGCGATCGCCTCCTTCGTCCGCGAGCAACTCGATCGCCTCCCGCAAGCGATCGCCCGTCGCCGCCAACGCCAGCAGGCGAACGCCCCCCATCCTTATTCCCGCTTGATCGATTTCGAGCGTTTGATGTACGCGATCGCCGCGATCGCCGAGGCGTCCGATTCCCCTCTAAATCGCCCGCAAACCGTCGCCAGTCTGACCCGACGGGTGGGGAGTGATGCTAGCCCTTTCTATGCCGATCCCGAGGCGATCGCCCGGGATTTAGAGTGGATTGAGTCCAGCCATCTCTTCGACCCTCAACACAAACCGATCGCCTTTCAGGTGCCGGAGATCGGCGATCGGGGGCGATCGTTCTTACCCCATCCTTATTCCGATTTATCTTCTTTCAGACGATTGATGCAGACGATTCGATATTTGCTATTTGAGAGTCCCGCAGTCTTAGAAAGTTGCAGCTTCGAACAACTACTCTCCCGGGTAAAAAATGCACGGGTCGAAACCAGTTTTCATCACTTTCGCCAAGATCTACAAAAAGTGATTCGCCCGTATCGAATTGTAACCCCTTTGCCCTTTCCTCCCCGTCGGGTCGTTTAG
- a CDS encoding GAF domain-containing protein, with protein MHDSSLRRIANRLTKTLNCDVFIKQTLEHLRTALHVDRVILYYFYSQWRGQITCEAIAKPQFSIVGQRGPDDCFDDGYAALYAAGRVRAISNIETEDIDPCHRDLLLEFHVKANLVVPILTEKGLWGLLIAHQCQATKEWSSQEIEIMQKNARKLAEAAVIRES; from the coding sequence ATGCATGACAGTAGTTTGAGAAGGATTGCCAACCGTCTGACCAAAACACTCAATTGCGATGTTTTTATCAAGCAAACTCTGGAACATTTGAGAACGGCTTTACACGTCGATCGCGTCATTTTATATTATTTCTATTCTCAGTGGCGCGGACAGATCACTTGCGAGGCGATCGCCAAACCTCAGTTTTCGATTGTCGGACAGCGCGGACCGGATGACTGTTTTGATGATGGTTATGCGGCCCTTTACGCAGCCGGAAGAGTTCGGGCAATTTCTAATATCGAAACCGAAGATATAGACCCCTGTCACCGCGATTTACTACTCGAATTTCACGTCAAAGCCAATCTGGTCGTTCCCATCCTCACTGAAAAAGGATTGTGGGGACTATTAATCGCCCATCAATGTCAGGCTACTAAAGAATGGTCGTCTCAAGAAATCGAAATTATGCAAAAAAATGCTCGAAAATTAGCAGAAGCCGCCGTCATCCGCGAAAGTTAG
- a CDS encoding SufS family cysteine desulfurase, with product MVVTQHRTLADRVRADFPILTQEVNERPLVYLDNAATSQKPIAVLDALRHYYECDNANVHRGVHTLSARATDAYEAAREKVARFVNAASSQEIVYTRNASEAINLVAYSWGLNTLKAGDEVILTVMEHHSNLVPWQLVAQKTGAVLKFVELDETQGFDLNQYRSLLSEKTKLVSVVHASNTLGCVNPVQEIARLAHEVGAKVLIDACQSVPHMPIDVQAIDCDWLVASGHKMCAPTGIGFLYGKLHVLRSMPPFLGGGEMIADVFLDRSTYADVPHKFEAGTPAIAEAIALGAAVDYLSELGMENIYAYEKQLTSYLFEQLNQIPEVKVYGPQPKADGSGRTALASFTCGNVHPHDLSTILDRAGVAIRAGHHCTQPLHRAIGAQSTARVSLYFYNTREEIDVFIAALKEAIDFFGDIFGA from the coding sequence ATGGTAGTTACTCAACATAGAACCCTAGCCGATCGCGTGCGCGCCGATTTCCCCATCTTGACTCAGGAAGTCAACGAACGCCCCTTAGTCTATTTGGACAATGCGGCGACCTCCCAAAAGCCGATCGCCGTCCTCGACGCCTTACGCCACTATTACGAATGCGATAACGCCAACGTCCATCGCGGCGTACATACCCTCAGCGCCCGCGCCACCGACGCTTACGAAGCCGCCCGCGAAAAAGTCGCCCGCTTCGTCAATGCGGCGAGTTCGCAAGAAATCGTCTACACCCGCAACGCCAGCGAAGCGATTAACTTAGTCGCCTACAGTTGGGGGCTAAATACCCTTAAAGCCGGGGATGAGGTCATCCTCACGGTGATGGAACACCACAGTAATTTAGTCCCCTGGCAGTTGGTGGCGCAGAAAACTGGGGCAGTACTCAAGTTTGTCGAACTCGACGAGACCCAAGGGTTCGACCTGAACCAGTATCGTAGCTTGCTCTCGGAAAAAACCAAGCTGGTCTCCGTGGTTCACGCTTCCAATACCCTCGGTTGCGTCAATCCGGTGCAAGAGATCGCCCGACTCGCCCACGAGGTGGGGGCGAAGGTGTTAATCGATGCCTGTCAGAGCGTCCCTCACATGCCGATCGACGTGCAGGCGATCGATTGCGATTGGTTGGTGGCGTCGGGTCATAAAATGTGCGCGCCGACGGGGATCGGCTTTTTATACGGGAAACTGCACGTCCTGCGATCGATGCCCCCGTTTTTAGGCGGCGGCGAAATGATTGCCGATGTCTTTCTCGACCGTTCGACTTATGCGGACGTTCCCCACAAGTTCGAGGCGGGAACTCCGGCAATTGCGGAGGCGATCGCCCTCGGCGCCGCCGTCGATTACTTGAGCGAGCTGGGGATGGAGAATATTTATGCCTACGAGAAACAGCTCACGAGTTATCTGTTCGAGCAGTTAAATCAAATCCCCGAAGTCAAGGTATACGGACCGCAACCGAAGGCGGACGGCTCCGGAAGAACGGCTTTAGCGTCGTTTACTTGTGGCAACGTTCACCCCCACGACTTATCGACGATTTTGGATCGCGCCGGGGTGGCAATTCGCGCCGGACATCACTGCACTCAACCCCTTCATCGGGCGATCGGCGCCCAGTCTACGGCCCGGGTGAGTTTGTATTTTTACAATACCCGAGAAGAAATCGATGTCTTTATTGCCGCGCTCAAAGAGGCGATCGACTTCTTCGGCGATATTTTTGGTGCTTAG